Proteins found in one Plasmodium knowlesi strain H genome assembly, chromosome: 12 genomic segment:
- a CDS encoding thioredoxin-related protein, putative produces the protein MAKITKSLVFLLILTILKICYAQDVIELNDTNFEHLTQISTGNTTGSWFIKFYAPWCSHCKAMTKTWTQLAAELKGTVNVAKIDVTTNSKTRKRFKIEGFPTIIYFKNGKMYDYKNHDRSLEAFKMFVHETYKSVKSSDPPKPLSYLDVLKDMANETFSNIDRIYKYAFPSLMAIIVVSFLVGFITSFILCKFCCCTKGSPDKNSKKKN, from the exons ATggcaaaaattacaaaaagttTGGTATTCTTACtcattttaacaattttgaaaatatgcTACGCTCAAGATGTAATCGAATTGAATGACACGAACTTTGAACATTTGACGCAGATATCAACGGGGAATACCACAG GATCATGGTTCATTAAGTTTTACGCTCCCTGGTGCTCACACTGTAAAGCCATGACGAAGACATGGACACAGCTGGCCGCAGAGTTGAAGGGAACTGTAAATGTTGCTAAAATTGATGTCACCACAAATTCAAAGACAAGGAAGAGATTTAAAATTGAAGGATTTCCAACcatcatatattttaaaaatggaaaaatgtacGATTATAAAAACCATGATAGATCATTAGAAGCCTTCAAAATGTTCGTGCACGAAACATACAAAAGTGTAAAGTCCTCAGACCCACCTAAACCCCTGAGCTATTTGGATGTTCTCAAAGACATGGCAAATGAAACATTTTCAAATATTGATAGAATCTACAAGTATGCCTTCCCGTCACTCATGGCTATTATTGTTGTGTCATTTTTAGTGGGATTCATtacatcatttattttatgcaAATTTTGTTGCTGCACCAAAGGTTCACCAGATAAAAActccaaaaagaaaaattag
- a CDS encoding U3 small nucleolar RNA-associated protein 15, putative yields the protein MSYFEPIILTHKKRKIKESNNFLFDFKVLSSGNDKGCVKSISICSKFIAIGCNNVVILNSITGERLGKKYQCQEGITKLKFRDEEMLGVGLENGTIDLVGIFCFGRIKSLRGHKSAINDLIFSSNFQTLYSCSRDFTIKIWNIWEGICERTLDYHIDSVTNICLYTFDGSAGDGPHLISCSYDGYVYLYNINSKKKINQIELDEPVDCLNIFQNNYIVLSVKNVIKFYKLQNLEFLKNVIISTKTCFYLGSFKHYLVAASLDLSIYFLDPFYKGMEKIKVVSIANFLSAPKSVDFSNGVLALGEMNGKWLIEVYNEKAKQKKRKRKDSGPLVDIPETIHIFTSTEINNYLKNFRYHDALMFVIKTNPESTLSLLDYFSKHKVMIPACRTYSIEDTIKVLNFFRKRFVMDILMFEFFFSFFYVNKWIATTRNPKLLDELNVLRRGFENTQNFMKYYQNLKDIADFLKS from the exons atgtcgtATTTCGAGCCGATAATATTAACCcataagaaaaggaagatcaAGGAAAGCAATAATTTCCTATTCGACTTTAAAGTTTTGAGCTCCGGAAATGACAAGGGATGTGTGAAGTCGATAAGCATTTGCAGCAAGTTCATTGCGATTGGTTGCAATAATGTG GTCATCCTGAATAGCATAACGGGAGAGAGATTAGGTAAGAAGTACCAGTGCCAAGAAGGTATTACGAAATTGAAATTCAGAGATGAAGAGATGTTAGGAGTTGGATTAGAAAATGGGACCATAGATCTCGTCGGAATATTTTGCtttggaagaataaaaagtttGCGTGGACATAAATCAGCTATTaatgatttaatttttagcTCCAATTTTCAAACCTTATATTCTTGTTCTAGAGATTTTACGATAAAAATATGGAACATATGGGAAGGCATTTGTGAGCGTACCTTAGATTATCACATTGATAGTGTAACGAATATTTGTTTGTATACATTTGATGGAAGTGCAGGAGATGGTCCTCATTTAATAAGTTGCAGTTATGATGGttatgtatatttgtataacATAAattcgaagaaaaaaatcaaccaGATAGAGTTAGACGAACCAGTTGAttgtttaaatatttttcaaaataattatattgTTTTATCtgtgaaaaatgtaattaaaTTTTACAAATTGCAGAATCTAGAATTtctaaaaaatgtgataattTCCACCAAGACTTGTTTTTATTTGGGTAGTTTTAAACATTACCTTGTGGCGGCCAGTTTGGATTTgtctatatattttttggatcCTTTCTACAAGGGCATGGAG aaaataaaagtcgTGAGCATTGCGAATTTTTTGAGTGCCCCTAAATCGGTTGACTTTTCAAATGGAGTACTAGCCCTGGGAGAAAT GAATGGGAAATGGCTTATCGAGGTGTACAATGAGAAAGCGAAGCAGAAAAAACGGAAGCGTAAGGACAGCGGTCCTTTGGTAGATATTCCG GAGACGATTCATATCTTCACTAGCACGGAAATAAACAACTACTTAAAAAACTTCAGATATCATGATGCCCTCATGTTCGTGATAAAGACAAA CCCCGAATCAACGTTATCCCTGCTGGACTACTTTTCGAAACACAAAGTTATGATCCCCGCATGTCGAACATACTCTATCGAGGACACCATCAAAGTGTTAAACTTTTTCAGAAAAAGATTCGTAATGGACATTTTAATGTttgagtttttcttttcctttttct ATGTAAATAAGTGGATTGCCACTACAAGGAATCCCAAATTGTTGGACGAGCTGAACGTCTTGAGAAGG GGATTTGAGAACACGCAAAATTTTATGAAGTATTATCAGAATTTAAAAGACATCGCGGATTTTCTGAAGAGTTAA
- a CDS encoding ABC transporter B family member 6, putative: MQSYRCLRKNARPTQQFFCQHVSTLNKKKHLISCEDERRTRKIAEHLYATFVTSHQTNHNCKKNAQNEPTRSSLKRIISSYLLRKIKKIKKANNSTGNEVAKESTHPFRGLPESRSYTDVALHSLHRRFYPSQKYLLKNGPTLNHAHHHFSYTHSTRKRTTPQNSNSSHTSNRNIGNGKNEERHHDAFLPQTYANCNGVVYPTYYPLQRRIANKCLHRYASVKWFGTNVGEESEKKRVTSKEGSQSEWGAYRNDHTASESPTEGRTDEPPEEYEKLKIKELENILNNLEKINANKNSKININIKILVYVFKNFIYKNKELKTKIFFSFIFLVCSKISIIYTPILLSSFIENVNLEKSLNPQLDGNLLSNNSSVMILLAYVFSRILSSSLNELRNSVFNTISQRISTYVSKLFFYKIHNLKLSYILSKKNGELSFIFNRGCKSITNLLNVLVFQVIPIIIEFLLYLYILTYKIHYSVSLVTCFNMFLYIVFTTLVTKRRTIIRKFMNKSEQNTFNIFLDSIQNVEQVKYYTNEMHELKKFIKEQKKYEREAINVQKSLSLLNFGQQIILNFNLFLCLYLTYINIANDVFPFSYLILVNTLLFQLAMPLNMFGTIYRETKLSLVDIECMIRILVKKIQSPDYSNKLKIKTGNVKFENVSFKYPVMEESKDSDFRTSGGDNQDEVPPKSISKLSRLFKTMRDRFFFPKNWLNAKEQPIAPMKDEIKDNLKNALRESVQTMSLTSTRDESKSEINQKENNYIFQNFTCNIENGEKVAIIGKSGLGKSTLIKLLLKFYDINSGNIYIDNKNIENINLYTLRKNISVVPQDTILFNNTISYNIKYGNFQCTDKQMIDACIQSELHEKILQMDKQYDTLVGERGTKLSIGEKQRICIARCFLKNSKIIVLDEHASNLDNENKKSIEKALHKLCLGKTTFIITHMMENLQFMDKIIFFSGNNIFVGNHKELMTANPSYREFFNSKNNQSL; the protein is encoded by the coding sequence ATGCAAAGTTACAGATGCCTCAGGAAAAATGCACGCCCAAcacaacaatttttttgtcaacATGTTTCAactttaaacaaaaaaaaacacctcaTCAGTTGCGAAGACGAGAGAAGAACCCGAAAAATAGCAGAACACCTCTACGCTACGTTCGTAACTAGTCACCAAACAAATCACAACTGCAAAAAGAACGCACAGAATGAACCAACCCGGAGCTCTCTAAAAAGAATCATCTCCTCATACTTGTTacgtaaaataaaaaaaataaaaaaagcaaacaacTCCACGGGTAATGAAGTAGCTAAGGAGAGCACACACCCCTTCCGTGGGCTACCTGAAAGTAGAAGCTATACTGATGTTGCGCTGCATTCTCTCCACCGTAGATTTTATCCCTCCCAGAAGTATCTCCTAAAAAATGGGCCAACTCTAAATCACGCGCACCACCATTTTAGTTACACACATAGCACCCGAAAGCGGACAACTCCCCAGAACAGCAACTCCTCCCATACATCTAACCGTAACATaggaaatggtaaaaatgaagagcgaCATCATGATGCTTTTCTCCCCCAGACATATGCCAACTGCAATGGTGTGGTGTATCCAACGTATTACCCGCTCCAAAGAAGGATAGCAAACAAGTGTCTACACCGTTATGCTTCCGTGAAATGGTTTGGAACGAACGTGGGGGAggaaagtgaaaagaaaCGAGTCACTTCGAAGGAGGGCAGCCAGTCTGAATGGGGTGCCTATAGGAATGATCATACCGCGAGTGAAAGTCCAACGGAGGGAAGAACGGACGAACCCCCTGAAGAATACGAAAagctaaaaataaaagaactggaaaatatattgaacaacctggaaaaaataaatgcaaataaaaatagcaaaataaatattaacaTAAAAATCTTAGTCtacgtttttaaaaattttatatacaaaaataaagagtTGAAAacgaagatatttttttctttcatttttttggtatGTTCCAAAATATCCATTATATATACTCCAATTCTTTTGTCATCCTTTATTGAAAATGTTAATTTGGAAAAGAGTTTGAATCCCCAGTTGGATGGAAATTTATTATCAAACAATTCAAGTGTAATGATACTTCTGGCATATGTCTTTTCACGTATTCTATCATCAAGTTTAAACGAATTGAGAAACAGCGTCTTCAACACAATAAGTCAGAGAATTTCCACCTATGTaagtaaattatttttttataaaattcaCAACTTAAAACTGAGTTATATActctccaaaaaaaatggagagttatccttcatttttaacagGGGCTGTAAAAGCATCACTAACCTTCTTAACGTTTTGGTGTTCCAAGTCATTCCAATAATTATCGAATTCCTTTTATACCTCTACATATTAACGTACAAAATACACTACAGTGTTTCACTAGTTACCTGTTTTAATATGTTTTTGTACATCGTCTTTACAACCCTTGTTACCAAAAGAAGAACCATCATCAGAAAatttatgaacaagtcagaaCAAAATAcctttaatattttcctaGACTCAATCCAAAATGTGGAACAAGTAAAATACTACACAAACGAAATGcacgaattgaaaaaatttataaaagaGCAAAAGAAATATGAAAGGGAAGCTATCAATGTTCAGAAATCTTTATCCCTCCTAAATTTTGGCCagcaaattattttaaattttaatctTTTCCTGTGCCTTTATCTAACCTATATAAACATTGCTAATGATGTATTCCCTTTTAGTTACCTCATCCTGGTAAACACACTGCTTTTTCAGCTAGCTATGCCCCTGAACATGTTTGGCACCATCTACCGAGAAACGAAACTGAGCCTTGTCGATATAGAATGTATGATCAGAATTCTCGTGAAGAAAATTCAGTCACCAGATTATTccaacaaattaaaaataaaaacgggAAATgtcaaatttgaaaatgtcTCCTTTAAATACCCCGTCATGGAGGAAAGTAAAGACTCAGATTTTCGAACAAGTGGGGGAGATAACCAAGATGAAGTACCTCCAAAAAGCATATCCAAATTATCACGATTATTCAAAACAATGAGAGAtagatttttcttcccaaAAAATTGGCTCAATGCAAAGGAGCAGCCAATTGCCCCCATGAAAGACGAAATAAAGGACAACCTAAAGAATGCACTTAGGGAGAGCGTTCAAACGATGTCATTAACCTCCACAAGGGATGAATCTAAAAGCGAGATaaatcaaaaagaaaataattatatcTTCCAAAATTTCACATGTAACATTGAAAACGGAGAAAAGGTAGCCATCATAGGAAAAAGTGGACTTGGAAAAAGCACCCTTATAAAATTGCTACTCAAATTTTACGATATAAATAGCGGAAATATATACATtgataacaaaaatatcgaaAACATTAATCTGTACACGTTACGAAAGAACATAAGTGTAGTTCCACAAGACACCATCCTATTCAACAACACCATTTCGTACAACATAAAGTATGGGAATTTCCAATGTACAGATAAACAAATGATTGATGCTTGCATCCAGTCGGAATTACATGAAAAAATTCTGCAAATGGATAAGCAGTATGATACTCTTGTTGGGGAAAGAGGTACCAAATTATCcattggagaaaaacaaagaatTTGCATAGCCagatgttttttaaaaaattcaaaaattatCGTCCTTGATGAGCATGCAAGCAATTTGgacaatgaaaataaaaaatccaTAGAAAAAGCGCTACATAAATTATGCCTTGGAAAAACCACCTTTATTATTACACACATGATGGAAAATCTACAATTcatggacaaaattattttcttcagtGGAAATAATATCTTCGTTGGCAACCACAAGGAGTTGATGACTGCAAATCCTTCCTACCGGGAGTTCTTCAACTCAAAGAATAATCAGTCACTTTGA
- a CDS encoding GTP-binding protein, putative, producing MFLKSVVFFLVHVFITCTKCHSYFLKNKYFGNVFFINSHIKGFSKNDEKKVVKVQRNKRRGVHRWVRKGGGHSSTRCFFKSKGGSVLLPGGGNHVGMNSGSGNHVGMNNVNGNHVGGMIGGNTPLGNCDGGEWVRRRHRSKLFSNNFEKVFKENFDERSRLKKSELISIVACICTNIVIEFLKMKEEKKTENFDYPFDYSLMNILKLVNFEYDVNEEVKKKRKKEKREFNRRKFKGGGVQMGSNMGESVASGRGGEGDKRRENDSAERGFGGSLNGSIYEETEEEVNINIDNKNTKEENDKLDEYIKMMEFNTMEIKHIEPYIDLFFGKKTFEKVFVKNKIDVQKIHDKLSEALFDKCQEKANVMELQKFVEQEEKTLHKKRVHVRNSSMSFDEYMEGLGSLEESKGVSEVEKILYDGEKPSDGEFTSEGETKKKKKKKRKNDNVMISELKGTERMDDDHLGDNMGDGPDTDSDFSDGDPSDGGRSSGDSVYRGNDPEVEDSDGSTNGGGERHQGGEEDFSGGGQEQEQEEFEGKEENKEEGGSGKSGGVEFLNGISYALIRRKAEMEGKDDTEMEINGDLSVQTGGNIVLIKFLYDNKYACEFRTDIGVIAYQRVESKSTHDVGEGLKKMYSRIIGGKVLSDADLIRGGPFKGVLEDVHFEELYEMPYKKRFARKQRIIREMNNSIVVEKGVSEIEAYRMLYGYLKVWEEDLHCYEVNKVEIRHMCGVEKERKRDGENLLSEKMKYNFFRSYDGEVDRVVDRVVDRVVDREVDREVDREVDAMTDEVTDQVDDVLIDSEQYRQFVCSNDDNANGNIYDHLGGDFSNIDYISFKAKLFINNRKEINCYEDLVRKLTFDNSNLSVTILSRLKEIKEDLSFVSGDKFLKNYTFDEEDEFLNFNKIVHRCIVESRYHTMFPNERGDLKGKERNFKLFCHYGDSSGTNRRESALPTVRERNVFASQGGKRITRLVAWVGRALPLSAKVSAEEGLKKKQQKGRKKKKKKKNMGDADLTRTENQENDPFIEEMDKDLVRFDDIDKIMEVRREGEESRSNSVGDRTTGLLKDQVTSQMVEEVGSEQNRNNGKIRSYLEKMLERQKQVNDFLSLEKAQESVKKNLSVVNYEEAFKQLKNQLKDNSKGKQQTVGKESDQVEVTEVQDIDDEEIERQIKDILQGKNVNVESCRIGHLEEGGGVDTEEPKGKGDQKEEEEKKKIDEFFKSMRVEVKLSRDMCVGCGIPFQSSDERKFGFLKRHVYDRVVSRDEGVDRRDILRDIYEGGAQEKCGNEVGNLTAQGKDKFIGEKMVCDMRRKVIDQLGGQPEEENKKKQLLGEFHKLRGEAMSRVMELGRGVNSEGGENISVGVQSPEWNNTQGRGNSMMQKKVDEGKGGEMPEDKLYLCERCFNLKYKNDIKENMIINYRNNNEISAQDFEKYVINIFKRRCFIIYIVDILDLYVYSNLKNLFFLYKMHSDKVNGKSEGFFFCINKVDLLPEYKEFTVKNYVYNFLRSNKINVPFRNIFLVSAKTGYNVKKLIYTVYMRSRVVRKRRKGRLAKGGDVNGVDGQGGSETDDNNDDSDDDEEEDDDEYDDDEVDGVDDQLYRDDVSADHMSELVSPPGEAPKRKKFFFLKNVNIYMVGNANSGKSSLMNYLLKNVKKKDNRNFEISNSIIPGTTLKNIQIKLSKNITINDTPGIISSQSILSCLNFDEMKYVVCTKLKKKVRSIYINKNDYIFIGGLVYIHILNIKKHYAIMSFFMSEKIPIIKRKNFCKDAGKFLREKIGSGFLYPPFSVERFDELNNFKDCYFNITNPCVDRDSGSYDIHIQGLGCITFYSFENIEFYLHTLNNVDVVSRSSLMPYHKKYGSLNISKGK from the coding sequence atgtttttgaagtcagttgtatttttccttgttcatgTTTTCATCACCTGCACAAAATGTCAttcgtattttttaaaaaataaatattttggaAATGTGTTCTTCATTAATTCGCACATAAAAGGCTTTAGCAAGAATGACGAGAAGAAGGTGGTGAAAGTACAGCGGAACAAGAGACGAGGTGTGCACCGGTgggttaggaaaggaggGGGCCATTCTTCTACAAGATGTTTTTTTAAgtcaaagggggggagtgtCCTTCTTCCAGGGGGTGGTAACCATGTCGGCATGAACAGTGGCAGTGGTAACCATGTCGGAATGAACAATGTCAATGGTAACCACGTCGGTGGGATGATCGGTGGTAACACTCCTCTGGGGAACTGTGATGGAGGTGAGTGGGTGCGCAGAAGACACAGAAGCAAACTCTTCTccaacaattttgaaaaagtttttaaagaaaatttcgACGAAAGGAGTCGACTGAAAAAGAGCGAGCTCATCTCCATCGTAGCCTGTATCTGCACAAACATAGTTatagaatttttaaaaatgaaagaagaaaagaagaccGAAAATTTTGATTATCCATTTGACTATAGCTTAATGAATATCCTAAAGCTGGTGAATTTTGAATATGATGTGAATGAGGAggttaagaagaaaaggaaaaaagagaagagggAATTTAACCGAAGGAAATTCAAGGGGGGTGGTGTCCAAATGGGTTCAAATATGGGGGAAAGCGTCGCTAGTGGGAGGGGTGGCGAAGGAGATAAGAGGAGAGAGAACGATTCAGCGGAACGTGGTTTTGGAGGATCGCTAAATGGAAGTATATACGAAGAGACGGAGGAAGAAGTCAACATAAATATTGATAACAAGAatacaaaggaagaaaatgataaattgGACGAGTATATTAAAATGATGGAATTCAATACAATGGAAATTAAACATATAGAACCTTATATcgaccttttttttggaaagaaGACATTTGAAAAAGTTTTTGTAAAGAACAAGATAGATGTACAGAAAATTCACGATAAGCTAAGTGAGGCTTTGTTTGATAAGTGCCAAGAAAAAGCAAACGTGATGGAATTACAAAAGTTTGTTgaacaggaggaaaaaacattgcACAAGAAAAGAGTTCATGTAAGGAATAGCTCCATGTCTTTTGACGAATATATGGAAGGTCTGGGTAGCTTAGAGGAGAGCAAGGGAGTGAGTgaggtggagaaaattcTGTACGACGGGGAGAAACCCTCAGATGGAGAGTTTACCTCTGAGGgggaaacgaaaaagaagaaaaaaaaaaaaaggaaaaatgacaaTGTCATGATCAGCGAGTTGAAAGGTACTGAACGAATGGATGATGACCATTTGGGGGATAACATGGGGGATGGACCAGACACGGACAGCGATTTCTCCGATGGGGACCCTTCAGACGGAGGTAGGAGCAGCGGGGATAGCGTCTACAGGGGCAATGACCCAGAAGTTGAAGATTCCGATGGAAGTACAAACggtgggggggaaagacaccaagggggagaggaagaTTTTTCGGGGGGAGGGCAGGAACAGGAGCAGGAAGAATTCGAAGGGAAAGAGGAGAATAAGGAAGAGgggggaagtggaaaaagtggTGGAGTGGAATTCCTGAATGGAATTTCATACGCTTTGATAAGAAGGAAGGCAGagatggaaggaaaggatgaCACGGAGATGGAGATAAATGGTGACTTATCCGTGCAGACAGGGGGCAACATCgtcttgataaaatttttgtacGATAACAAATACGCGTGCGAATTTAGGACAGACATAGGTGTGATAGCGTACCAGAGGGTGGAAAGTAAATCAACGCATGATGTAGGAGAaggcttaaaaaaaatgtacagtcGAATCATCGGCGGGAAGGTTTTATCCGATGCCGACTTGATTAGAGGAGGCCCTTTTAAGGGAGTACTAGAAGATGTACATTTTGAGGAATTGTATGAGATGCCTTACAAGAAGAGGTTTGCACGAAAGCAACGTATCATTAGGGAAATGAATAATTCAATTGTGGTGGAGAAGGGGGTAAGCGAAATAGAGGCGTACCGTATGCTGTATGGGTACCTGAAGGTATGGGAAGAAGACTTACACTGCTACGAGGTGAACAAGGTCGAAATAAGGCACATGTGTGGGGTagagaaggagagaaaaagagaTGGGGAAAATTTGCtaagtgaaaaaatgaagtacaACTTTTTTCGCAGTTACGATGGGGAGGTTGATCGGGTGGTTGATCGGGTGGTTGATCGGGTGGTTGATCGGGAGGTTGATCGGGAGGTTGATCGGGAGGTTGATGCGATGACTGATGAGGTGACTGATCAGGTGGATGACGTACTTATCGATAGCGAACAGTACAGACAATTCGTGTGCTCGAACGATGATAACGCGAATGGAAATATCTACGACCACCTTGGAGGTGACTTTTCAAACATCgattatatttcttttaagGCCAAACTGTTCATCAACAATAGGAAGGAAATTAACTGCTATGAGGATTTAGTAAGAAAGTTGACGTTTGATAATTCGAACTTAAGTGTAACCATCCTAAGTCGcttgaaggaaataaaggaagATCTATCCTTTGTGTCGGGTGataagtttttaaaaaattatacatttGACGAGGAGGACGAGTTCTtgaattttaacaaaattgtgcACAGGTGTATTGTCGAAAGTAGGTACCATACGATGTTTCCAAACGAACGTGGTGAtctcaaagggaaggaaagaaattttaaattgtttTGTCATTATGGTGATTCTTCAGGCACTAATAGGAGAGAAAGTGCGTTACCCACCGTTAGGGAGAGAAACGTTTTCGCATCGCAAGGGGGAAAGCGAATCACTCGTCTGGTAGCATGGGTAGGGAGAGCACTTCCCCTTAGTGCGAAAGTAAGTGCCGAAGAAGGtttgaaaaagaagcaacaaaaaggaagaaagaaaaaaaaaaaaaaaaaaaacatgggtGATGCTGATTTAACGAGGACTGAAAATCAGGAGAATGATCCTTTTATCGAAGAAATGGATAAGGATTTGGTGCGTTTTGATGATATAGACAAGATTATGGAGGTACGTAGGGAAGGTGAGGAAAGTAGGAGCAATAGCGTGGGTGATAGAACAACCGGCTTGCTCAAAGACCAAGTGACTAGCCAAATGGTAGAAGAGGTAGGAAGCGAACAAAATAGGAACAATGGGAAAATCAGAAGTTATCTGGAAAAAATGCTAGAAAGACAAAAACAAGTAAACGATTTTTTAAGTTTAGAAAAAGCGCAagaaagtgtaaaaaaaaatttaagcgTGGTAAATTATGAAGAAGCCTTTAAGCAACTTAAGAATCAATTGAAGGATAACTCCAAAGGGAAACAACAGACAGTCGGGAAGGAGAGTGATCAGGTAGAAGTGACAGAAGTTCAAGACAtagatgatgaagaaatcgAAAGGCAAATTAAAGATATACTACAAGGGAAGAACGTAAATGTGGAATCATGTCGGATAGGGCACCTTGAAGAAGGGGGCGGAGTGGATACAGAAGAACCTAAAGGAAAGGGAGAccagaaagaagaagaggaaaagaaaaaaattgatgaattttttaaaagtatgAGAGTGGAAGTGAAATTGAGTAGGGACATGTGCGTGGGGTGTGGAATACCCTTTCAGTCTTCTGACGAGAGGAAGTTCGGATTTTTGAAAAGACATGTATACGACAGGGTGGTTAGCAGGGATGAGGGGGTCGACAGGAGGGATATATTGCGCGATATATATGAGGGGGGTGCGCAGGAGAAGTGTGGGAACGAGGTTGGAAATCTAACCGCCCAAGGGAAGGACAAGTTCATTGGCGAAAAGATGGTGTGTGAtatgaggaggaaggtgaTTGACCAACTGGGGGGGCAACCAGAGGaggagaataaaaagaagcaacTGCTGGGGGAGTTTCACAAATTGAGAGGAGAAGCCATGAGCAGGGTTATGGAGTTAGGGAGGGGTGTAAATTCTGAAGGTGGAGAGAACATCTCTGTGGGAGTGCAATCTCCCGAATGGAATAACACACAGGGAAGAGGCAACAGTATGATGCAGAAGAAGGTAgacgaaggaaaaggaggggaaatgCCTGAAGATAAGTTGTACTTATGCGAACGATGCTTCAAtttaaaatacaaaaatgacataaaggaaaatatgataATTAATTAtagaaataataatgaaaTTAGTGCCCAAGATTTCGAAAAATAcgtaataaatatttttaagagaagatgttttataatttatatCGTAGACATTTTGGATTTATACGTTTAttccaatttgaaaaatttattttttttatataagaTGCATTCGGATAAGGTTAATGGTAAGAGtgagggtttttttttttgcataaatAAGGTTGATCTTTTACCCGAGTATAAAGAATTCACTGTGAAGAATTATGTGTATAATTTTCTGCGGAGCAACAAGATCAATGTACCGTTtcggaatatatttttggtgAGCGCCAAGACCGGTTACAACGTGAAGAAGCTGATTTACACGGTGTATATGAGGAGCAGAGTGGTACGCAAGAGGCGGAAGGGGCGCTTAGCCAAAGGTGGGGATGTTAACGGGGTCGACGGGCAAGGTGGAAGTGAAACTGACGACAATAACGACGAtagtgatgatgatgaggaggaagacgatgatgaatatgatgatgatgaggtcGACGGAGTGGATGATCAGCTATATCGTGACGATGTTAGCGCAGACCACATGAGCGAACTGGTCTCCCCGCCTGGAGAAGCaccgaaaaggaagaaatttttcttcctcaaaaACGTGAATATTTACATGGTCGGAAATGCCAACAGCGGGAAATCTTCCCTCATGAATTACCTACTGAagaatgtaaaaaagaaggataacCGAAATTTCGAAATTAGCAACAGCATCATCCCAGGAAcaacattaaaaaatatacaaataaagttaagtaaaaatataacgATTAATGACACCCCAGGAATTATATCCAGTCAGTCCATTCTCTCTTGTCTTAACTTTGATGAAATGAAATACGTGGTATGCacaaagttgaaaaaaaaagtaagatccatttatataaataaaaacgattatatttttatcggAGGACTTGTATACATTcacattttaaatattaaaaaacaTTACGCCATaatgtctttttttatgtcggAGAAAATTCcgataataaaaaggaaaaacttttGCAAAGACGCAGGGAAATTTTTAAGGGAGAAGATAGGGAGCGGGTTTCTTTATCCCCCATTTTCAGTAGAAAGATTTGATGAATTGAACAATTTTAAGGATTGCTATTTTAATATTACAAATCCATGTGTCGACCGGGACAGTGGTAGTTACGATATCCATATACAGGGGTTGGGGTGTATCACTTTTTACTCATTTGAGAACATTGAATTTTATTTGCACACGCTGAACAATGTAGATGTTGTTTCCAGGAGCTCCCTTATGCCGTACCATAAGAAGTATGGCAGTCTGAATATTTCGAAGGGGAAGTAG